In a genomic window of Homo sapiens chromosome 22, GRCh38.p14 Primary Assembly:
- the MCAT gene encoding malonyl-CoA-acyl carrier protein transacylase, mitochondrial isoform b precursor (isoform b precursor is encoded by transcript variant 2), with protein MSVRVARVAWVRGLGASYRRGASSFPVPPPGAQGVAELLRDATGAEEEAPWAATERRMPGQCSVLLFPGQGSQVVGMGRGLLNYPRVRELYAAARRVLGYDLLELSLHGPQETLDRTVHCQPAIFVASLAAVEKLHHLQPSVIENCVAAAGFSVGEFAALVFAGAMEFAEGSTVSPEEFL; from the exons ATGAGCGTCCGGGTCGCACGGGTAGCGTGGGTCAGGGGCTTGGGCGCCAGCTACCGCCGCGGCGCCTCGAGCTTCCCGGTGCCTCCGCCGGGCGCCCAGGGTGTAGCGGAGCTGCTGCGAGATGCGACCGGGGCGGAGGAGGAGGCGCCCTGGGCGGCGACGGAGCGGCGAATGCCGGGCCAGTGCTCCGTGCTGCTCTTCCCGGGCCAGGGCAGCCAGGTGGTGGGCATGGGCCGCGGTCTGCTCAACTACCCGCGCGTCCGCGAACTCTACGCCGCCGCCCGCCGCGTGCTGGGCTACGACCTGCTGGAACTGAGCCTGCACGGGCCGCAGGAGACCCTGGACCGCACCGTGCACTGTCAGCCCGCGATCTTCGTGGCATCGCTGGCCGCTGTCGAGAAACTACATCACCTGCAGCCCTCG GTGATTGAGAACTGTGTTGCTGCTGCTGGATTCAGTGTGGGAGAGTTTGCAGCCCTAGTGTTTGCCGGAGCCATGGAATTTGCTGAAG